TCGGTGGGCGAAGGTGTCACCGAGGTCGCACCGGGTGACTTCGTGGTCCTCAACTGGCGTGCGGTGTGCGGGCAGTGCCGGTCCTGTCGGCGCGGGCGGCCGCAGTACTGCTTCGCCACCCACAACGCCAAGCAGAAGATGACCCTGCTGGACGGCACCGAGCTGTCGCCCGCGCTGGGCATCGGCGCCTTCGCGGAGAAGACCCTGGTCGCGGCCGGCCAGTGCACCAAGGTCGACCCGGCTGCCTCGCCGGCCGTGGCCGGACTGCTGGGCTGCGGGGTGATGGCGGGCCTGGGCGCGGCGATCAACACCGGCGCCGTGGGCCGCGGGGACTCGGTCGCCGTGATCGGCTGCGGCGGCGTCGGTGGCGCGGCGGTGATGGGCGCGCGGCTGGCCGGCGCGGCGAAGATCATCGCGGTGGACATCGACGACCGCAAGCTGGAGACGGCCCGCCGGCTCGGCGCCACCCACACCGTGAACTCCCGCACCACCGACCCGGTGGAGGCGATCCGCGAGCTGACCGACGGCAACGGCGCCGACGTGGTGGTCGAGGCGGTCGGCCGCCCGGAGACCTACAAGCAGGCCTTCTACGCCCGCGACCTGGCCGGCACCGTCGTCCTGGTGGGCGTCCCCACGCCGGAGATGACGCTGGAACTGCCGCTGCTGGACGTGTTCGGACGCGGCGGCGCGCTGAAGTCCTCCTGGTACGGGGACTGCCTGCCCACGCGGGACTTCCCGATGCTGATCGACCTCCACCTGCAGGGGCGCCTGGACCTCGGCGCCTTTGTCACCGAGACCATCGAACTCGACGCGGTGGAGCAGGCCTTCGAGCGCATGCAGCACGGCGACGTGCTCCGTTCGGTGGTGATCCTGTGACCGCCGCGCGCATCGAGCACCTGGTTACCTCCGGCACCTTCGAACTGGACGGCGGCAGTTGGGAGGTGGACAACAACGTCTGGATCGTCGGCAACGACACCGAGGCGGTG
The sequence above is a segment of the Kitasatospora sp. NBC_00240 genome. Coding sequences within it:
- a CDS encoding S-(hydroxymethyl)mycothiol dehydrogenase encodes the protein MSQQVKAVIARAKGAPVEVTTIVVPDPGPGEAVVKVQACGVCHTDLHYREGGINDEFPFLLGHEAAGLVESVGEGVTEVAPGDFVVLNWRAVCGQCRSCRRGRPQYCFATHNAKQKMTLLDGTELSPALGIGAFAEKTLVAAGQCTKVDPAASPAVAGLLGCGVMAGLGAAINTGAVGRGDSVAVIGCGGVGGAAVMGARLAGAAKIIAVDIDDRKLETARRLGATHTVNSRTTDPVEAIRELTDGNGADVVVEAVGRPETYKQAFYARDLAGTVVLVGVPTPEMTLELPLLDVFGRGGALKSSWYGDCLPTRDFPMLIDLHLQGRLDLGAFVTETIELDAVEQAFERMQHGDVLRSVVIL